Proteins from one Ornithobacterium rhinotracheale genomic window:
- a CDS encoding 3-deoxy-D-manno-octulosonic acid transferase has protein sequence MQKIYTLGIKAMSLGMKIASRFNEKAQKAIAGRENVWEYLNQKITPNDDWVWVHCSSLGEFEQGRPVIEAIKEKYPKVKIAVSFFSPSGYEVRKNYAEADAVFYLPFDTPENAEKLIKILKPKLWVLVKYDYWYNFLDEYKKAGVPIIVVSAIFRENQSYFKSYGKFFAQKLKTDLAHFFVQNQESVDLLSQIGISNASAVGDTRFDRVKKVADQAERLPWVETFKQDKKLFVVGSSWKEDEDFWVKWMNEECPHDWKIIIAPHEMTENSILALKERFNDEVATYQKQENLAQAKILIVDAIGFLSKIYAYADIAYVGGGFNKSGVHNTLEPAVFGVPVVIGQNYAKFQEVKDLMSEGALFSVSDYTQFQKIIKKLISEDLAIYKDKTQAVFNRNLGATQRIMQWIEENRVI, from the coding sequence ATGCAAAAAATCTATACACTCGGCATCAAAGCAATGTCGCTCGGCATGAAAATAGCTTCGCGATTTAACGAAAAAGCGCAAAAAGCCATCGCAGGGAGAGAAAATGTTTGGGAATATTTGAACCAAAAAATCACTCCAAACGATGATTGGGTGTGGGTGCATTGCAGTTCACTCGGTGAGTTTGAGCAGGGGCGTCCCGTGATAGAGGCGATTAAAGAAAAATACCCTAAAGTGAAAATTGCCGTTTCGTTTTTTTCGCCATCAGGTTACGAGGTGCGAAAAAACTATGCAGAAGCCGATGCTGTGTTTTATTTGCCCTTTGATACGCCCGAAAATGCCGAGAAATTAATTAAAATTCTAAAACCGAAACTTTGGGTATTGGTAAAATACGATTATTGGTACAATTTCTTGGACGAATATAAAAAAGCAGGCGTTCCGATAATTGTGGTTTCGGCCATTTTTAGAGAAAATCAATCTTATTTTAAGTCGTATGGAAAGTTTTTTGCCCAAAAATTAAAAACCGATTTAGCCCATTTTTTTGTTCAAAATCAAGAATCGGTGGATTTGTTGTCTCAAATTGGTATTTCAAATGCAAGTGCGGTGGGAGATACGCGATTTGACCGAGTGAAAAAAGTGGCAGACCAAGCCGAAAGATTGCCTTGGGTGGAAACTTTTAAGCAAGATAAAAAACTTTTCGTGGTAGGTAGTTCATGGAAAGAGGACGAAGATTTTTGGGTGAAATGGATGAACGAAGAATGTCCGCACGATTGGAAAATCATCATTGCTCCACACGAAATGACCGAAAATTCGATTTTAGCCTTAAAAGAAAGGTTTAATGACGAGGTGGCGACTTACCAAAAACAAGAAAATTTAGCACAAGCTAAAATTTTAATAGTCGATGCGATTGGATTTTTAAGCAAAATTTACGCCTATGCAGACATTGCTTACGTAGGCGGAGGGTTTAATAAAAGTGGCGTGCACAATACGCTGGAGCCTGCCGTGTTTGGTGTGCCTGTCGTGATTGGGCAGAATTATGCTAAATTTCAAGAAGTGAAAGATTTAATGTCGGAAGGGGCACTCTTTTCGGTGAGCGATTATACGCAATTTCAAAAAATCATCAAAAAATTGATTTCTGAAGATTTAGCGATTTATAAAGATAAAACCCAAGCAGTGTTTAATAGAAATCTCGGTGCAACCCAGAGAATCATGCAGTGGATTGAGGAAAACCGCGTAATATAG
- a CDS encoding DUF3127 domain-containing protein gives MEVIGKIKKIQEPQTFSSGFTKQELILTTQEQYPQTLAIEFLQDKVTLLANYKEGDEVKISINLRGREWVNPEGVTKYFNSITGWRIEPLLAAQPQAVSPAPAAAPAPPSAESFNQDFNDLSGGDEADDLPF, from the coding sequence ATGGAAGTTATAGGTAAAATTAAAAAAATTCAGGAGCCACAAACATTCAGTAGTGGGTTTACTAAACAAGAATTGATCTTGACAACACAAGAGCAGTATCCCCAAACACTTGCTATTGAATTTTTGCAAGATAAAGTGACCTTGCTTGCTAATTATAAGGAGGGTGATGAAGTGAAGATTTCAATTAACTTGAGAGGTAGAGAGTGGGTGAATCCTGAGGGGGTGACAAAATACTTTAACTCTATTACTGGTTGGAGAATAGAGCCATTATTGGCGGCTCAACCGCAAGCGGTGAGTCCAGCGCCAGCAGCAGCACCTGCTCCTCCATCGGCTGAGTCTTTCAATCAGGATTTCAACGACTTAAGTGGTGGAGATGAGGCGGATGATTTGCCTTTTTAA
- a CDS encoding outer membrane beta-barrel protein, with amino-acid sequence MKKTIICSALAFLGIQANAQVEDVSVTLSPIASYNWFDNNSAIKDGLMIGGRVGFGFGEYFELRALYEKSVDVKSQIDELDIQGKDWDKFKEKFEARDVDVERIGGEMKANIPTGGSLAPYVTLGSGVQKLKHDGLKDEQIYLSLGLGTKINLSDRVVLNLEGKNTAYNLNKTNVLFRPADASEFESLIKDSKDDRMYNWSVLAGLQFYLGGREPGTLTELDRAYLRKFSGGLSGFKFVIEPGVAQIKFNDDLNFKDTYLVGGTAGFDFNQFVGLRGFYYQATKNEEFKQFDDLAMYGADIVARLNVARGLTPYITLGGGYLNAYSSYEGERPSLVDPSSYFVKGGLGLNVPIGTYLDVFGAANLLYTTNVNDAEDLKEIQRPSELKQSQMYNVGLRFKLGAPANEDAVLERKLNSDKQVYKDRISELEAELQRAYKENDSDKAVRVIKEKQELEKGYQNGDRVVLTPKELEELVSKTIDEVNEEYTNQKSRKESGDVNQRIDRLERLLLEVNRNDYNNYQGGNLQNNATQEILNELRDLNSKVDRNSDKISMLAGTGTDDNTVVVAPSQPATVAPAGQAQVVQGQTTTPQVVTNEEGETGVVKSMFVNEGISIDLAPIFGGGTSGAIGIRGHYGFTNSNWEIQPNLYVGVAGKGSFGANANAIYKFNIDRGFIVQPYLGAGLGYNKLDDKSKFGANLVVGTSFNVLDGKLYVDYTALNLADFNKVSIGYKFGL; translated from the coding sequence ATGAAAAAAACAATTATTTGTTCTGCTTTGGCATTTCTCGGAATCCAAGCAAATGCGCAAGTTGAGGATGTAAGTGTAACGCTTTCTCCAATCGCAAGCTATAACTGGTTCGATAACAATTCAGCTATTAAAGATGGATTGATGATTGGAGGTAGAGTAGGGTTTGGCTTTGGTGAATATTTCGAGCTAAGAGCACTTTATGAAAAATCTGTAGACGTAAAATCTCAAATTGATGAGTTAGATATTCAAGGTAAAGATTGGGATAAGTTTAAAGAAAAATTCGAGGCTAGAGACGTAGATGTTGAGAGAATTGGAGGGGAAATGAAAGCAAATATCCCTACAGGTGGTTCTTTGGCTCCATATGTTACTTTAGGTTCTGGTGTTCAAAAACTTAAACATGATGGATTGAAAGACGAGCAAATTTACTTAAGCTTAGGTTTAGGTACTAAAATTAACTTGAGTGATCGCGTTGTGTTGAACTTAGAAGGTAAAAACACTGCATATAACTTAAATAAAACTAATGTACTTTTCAGACCTGCTGATGCTTCTGAGTTTGAAAGTTTAATCAAAGATTCTAAAGACGATAGAATGTACAACTGGTCTGTATTGGCTGGTTTGCAATTTTATTTAGGAGGTAGAGAGCCTGGAACTCTTACTGAATTAGATAGAGCTTATTTGAGAAAATTCTCTGGAGGTTTGAGCGGATTTAAATTCGTGATCGAGCCAGGAGTTGCTCAAATTAAATTCAACGATGATTTAAACTTTAAAGATACTTACTTAGTAGGGGGTACTGCAGGATTTGATTTCAATCAATTTGTTGGTTTAAGAGGTTTCTATTATCAAGCAACCAAAAACGAAGAATTTAAACAATTCGATGATTTGGCAATGTATGGTGCTGATATCGTTGCTAGATTGAATGTAGCAAGAGGATTAACACCTTATATTACATTAGGTGGAGGTTACTTGAATGCTTATTCTAGCTACGAAGGCGAAAGACCATCTTTAGTAGATCCAAGTAGCTACTTCGTTAAAGGAGGTTTAGGTTTGAATGTGCCAATTGGAACTTATTTAGACGTTTTTGGAGCAGCTAACTTGCTTTACACAACAAATGTGAACGATGCTGAGGATTTAAAAGAAATCCAAAGACCAAGCGAGCTTAAACAAAGCCAAATGTATAATGTTGGTTTAAGATTTAAATTAGGAGCTCCAGCAAATGAAGATGCTGTTTTAGAAAGAAAATTAAACTCAGATAAGCAAGTTTACAAAGATAGAATTTCTGAACTTGAAGCTGAATTACAAAGAGCTTACAAAGAAAATGATTCAGACAAAGCTGTTCGTGTAATTAAAGAAAAACAAGAATTAGAGAAAGGTTACCAAAACGGAGATAGAGTAGTTCTTACTCCAAAAGAGTTAGAAGAATTAGTTTCTAAAACAATTGATGAAGTAAACGAAGAGTATACAAATCAAAAATCTAGAAAAGAATCTGGTGATGTAAATCAAAGAATCGATAGATTAGAAAGATTGTTGTTAGAAGTAAATAGAAACGATTACAATAACTACCAAGGAGGTAACTTGCAAAATAATGCAACACAAGAAATTTTAAATGAACTTAGAGATCTAAATAGCAAAGTAGATAGAAATTCAGATAAGATTTCTATGCTAGCTGGAACTGGAACAGATGACAATACAGTTGTAGTTGCTCCATCTCAACCAGCTACTGTAGCACCTGCAGGTCAAGCTCAAGTAGTTCAAGGGCAAACTACTACTCCACAAGTTGTTACAAACGAAGAAGGTGAAACAGGTGTTGTGAAATCTATGTTCGTTAATGAGGGGATTTCTATTGATTTAGCTCCTATTTTTGGAGGTGGAACATCTGGTGCTATAGGAATTAGAGGACACTATGGATTCACTAATTCAAACTGGGAAATTCAACCAAACCTTTATGTAGGTGTTGCTGGAAAAGGTTCTTTCGGGGCAAATGCAAATGCAATCTACAAATTTAATATAGATAGAGGATTTATCGTTCAACCTTACTTAGGTGCTGGTTTAGGTTACAACAAGTTAGATGATAAATCTAAGTTTGGTGCAAACTTAGTAGTTGGAACTTCATTCAATGTATTAGATGGTAAATTATATGTTGATTACACCGCGTTGAACCTTGCAGACTTTAACAAAGTTTCTATAGGTTATAAATTCGGACTATAA
- a CDS encoding OmpA family protein: MNKYKVLGLSFLLAIGFTGNAQQNKKSKYKDTESQIVMSKDELKSFLKMVAEKRLEQLKKQDVDSLNYYAVAPMPRRAQKSCGSCQKNDLASQVQKVNDRLDNLMLALIGKGGASNVVVPGQGTSYLDNGTSSQISALEQRLDSLKSLQNSSYISPERRSALEELLAKYKNFKRQVFFANDSYAVSSDDIAYINDVAKVLKQNPELSVMLEGYASNVGSAEYNNQLSMKRAEAIKKALADRGISRDRLYSAFFGIDKNVPAAKARRVDMTVVIK, encoded by the coding sequence ATGAATAAATATAAAGTTTTAGGTCTTAGCTTTTTGCTGGCAATTGGCTTTACAGGTAATGCTCAACAAAACAAAAAGAGCAAATATAAGGATACTGAGAGCCAAATTGTGATGTCTAAAGATGAGCTTAAATCTTTCTTGAAAATGGTTGCGGAGAAAAGATTAGAACAACTTAAAAAACAAGATGTTGATTCTTTAAACTACTATGCAGTAGCTCCAATGCCACGCAGAGCGCAAAAATCTTGCGGTTCTTGCCAAAAGAATGATTTAGCTAGTCAAGTGCAAAAAGTTAATGATAGATTAGATAATCTTATGCTAGCCCTAATTGGCAAAGGAGGAGCGTCTAATGTAGTAGTGCCAGGACAAGGAACTTCTTACTTAGATAATGGGACATCATCTCAAATCTCAGCTTTAGAACAAAGATTGGATTCGCTTAAAAGCTTACAAAATTCATCTTACATTTCTCCTGAGCGCCGTTCAGCATTAGAGGAACTTCTTGCAAAATATAAAAACTTTAAAAGACAAGTTTTCTTTGCAAACGATTCTTATGCCGTTTCTAGTGATGATATTGCATACATTAATGATGTAGCTAAAGTGCTTAAACAAAACCCTGAACTTTCTGTAATGTTAGAAGGTTACGCTAGTAATGTTGGAAGCGCGGAATACAATAATCAACTTTCTATGAAACGTGCAGAAGCTATTAAAAAGGCTTTAGCCGATAGAGGGATATCTAGAGATAGATTATACTCAGCTTTCTTTGGAATCGATAAAAATGTTCCAGCTGCAAAAGCTAGAAGAGTAGATATGACAGTTGTGATTAAATAA
- the aat gene encoding leucyl/phenylalanyl-tRNA--protein transferase has protein sequence MLFLERNQPFPPAEMADSDGILAFSMSLELPRLITAYHLGIFPWYNQGEPVIWWCPDPRMVLFPNELKTSKSMKKVFRDETFTFTINKDFLGVMKNCQKIYREGQDGTWITQEIIENYVKMHNLGLAHSVEVWSQEGELVGGLYGVKINRVFCGESMFAKESNASKAGFIWFVQKMKEHLDLIDCQVYTKHLASLGARLIPRKEFLKYLD, from the coding sequence ATGTTGTTTTTAGAACGAAATCAGCCTTTTCCGCCTGCAGAGATGGCAGATAGCGATGGAATCTTAGCTTTCAGTATGTCGCTGGAGCTTCCTCGCCTCATTACGGCGTATCATCTTGGCATTTTTCCTTGGTACAATCAAGGAGAGCCCGTGATTTGGTGGTGTCCAGATCCGCGAATGGTGCTTTTTCCTAATGAGTTGAAGACAAGTAAAAGCATGAAAAAAGTATTTCGCGATGAAACTTTTACTTTTACGATAAATAAAGATTTTCTAGGAGTAATGAAAAATTGCCAAAAGATTTATCGCGAAGGACAGGACGGAACTTGGATTACGCAAGAAATCATAGAAAATTATGTAAAAATGCATAATCTTGGTTTAGCTCACAGTGTTGAGGTTTGGAGCCAAGAGGGAGAACTTGTAGGAGGATTGTATGGCGTAAAAATCAATCGAGTATTTTGTGGCGAAAGTATGTTTGCCAAGGAAAGTAATGCTTCTAAGGCAGGTTTTATCTGGTTCGTTCAAAAAATGAAAGAACATTTAGATTTAATAGATTGTCAAGTTTATACAAAGCATTTAGCCTCACTTGGCGCACGATTAATCCCAAGAAAAGAGTTTTTGAAATATTTAGATTAA
- the purN gene encoding phosphoribosylglycinamide formyltransferase: protein MKIAVLVSGSGSNLQAIIDAVQQERLTDVEIACVIADRNCYAMERALEAEIPTWFVDKKEEDINQAIDEICKENSVDLIVLAGFLSILNKNFCQKWDKKIINLHPSLLPKFGGKGMHGMHVHKAVIAAGETESGASVHYVTAEIDEGEVIAQMRFDIPAGSDVAFVAGKIAEIEKPLLISVIDKLSKKY from the coding sequence ATGAAAATCGCCGTTTTAGTTTCTGGAAGTGGAAGTAATTTGCAAGCAATCATCGACGCTGTTCAGCAAGAAAGGCTTACCGATGTGGAAATCGCCTGCGTGATTGCTGATAGAAATTGCTATGCCATGGAGCGCGCGCTAGAAGCAGAAATCCCTACTTGGTTTGTTGATAAAAAAGAGGAAGACATCAACCAAGCCATAGATGAGATTTGCAAAGAAAACAGCGTGGATTTAATCGTTTTAGCAGGATTTCTTTCTATTTTAAATAAAAATTTTTGCCAAAAATGGGATAAAAAAATCATTAATCTTCACCCTTCCCTATTACCAAAATTTGGCGGAAAAGGCATGCACGGAATGCATGTGCACAAGGCTGTGATTGCTGCCGGCGAAACAGAAAGTGGCGCAAGTGTGCATTATGTAACGGCCGAAATTGATGAGGGCGAGGTAATTGCTCAAATGCGTTTTGACATTCCAGCAGGTAGCGATGTGGCTTTTGTTGCAGGAAAAATTGCAGAAATTGAAAAACCTCTACTAATTTCTGTCATCGATAAATTGTCTAAAAAATATTAA
- the ruvC gene encoding crossover junction endodeoxyribonuclease RuvC has protein sequence MSAENIILGIDPGTNVMGFGLIVSQGNRMKLIMIDELLLNKLDSHALRLKKIFEKTLALIDEYHPDEISIEAPFFGKNVQSMLKLGRAQGVAMAAGLYREIPITEYSPKKIKMAITGNGNASKEQVAGMLKNLLGLKEIPKRLDATDGLAAAVCHHFNRGKGDEVKSYSGWGAYIKHNPDKLKG, from the coding sequence TTGAGTGCAGAAAATATAATTTTAGGAATAGACCCAGGAACCAATGTCATGGGATTTGGATTGATTGTAAGCCAAGGCAATCGCATGAAACTAATTATGATAGATGAATTATTGCTAAATAAATTAGACAGCCACGCCCTTAGGCTGAAAAAGATTTTTGAAAAAACACTTGCGCTCATCGATGAATATCATCCAGACGAAATTTCAATTGAAGCGCCCTTTTTTGGGAAAAATGTGCAATCTATGCTTAAACTCGGGAGGGCGCAGGGCGTAGCAATGGCGGCTGGATTATATCGCGAAATCCCTATTACAGAATATTCGCCCAAGAAAATAAAAATGGCAATCACAGGAAACGGAAACGCAAGTAAGGAGCAGGTTGCGGGAATGCTCAAAAATCTTTTGGGCTTAAAGGAAATTCCTAAAAGGCTAGACGCTACCGATGGGCTAGCGGCAGCGGTGTGCCATCATTTCAATCGAGGAAAGGGCGACGAGGTGAAATCGTATTCTGGCTGGGGTGCGTATATAAAACACAATCCCGATAAACTCAAAGGTTAA
- the nhaA gene encoding Na+/H+ antiporter NhaA: MNNIQQPKKELVDIYIKDPILGFINNSTASGIVLFISALLALIIANTGLSHWYHDLWHIHFKIGFDDFMIDKDLHHWINDGLMAIFFFVVGLELKREVIAGELSNPKNAILPLCGAVGGMLVPAAIYMLFNSSGEPAQGWGIPMATDIAFALGILYMLGKNVPTSLKIFLTALAIADDIGAVLVIAFFYTSNIDFVSLTTGAAFLGVLVTANLIGVRNTLFYAIVGIVGLWTAFLMSGVHATIAAVIAAFTIPSTAKMPENLFTNNIQKLLHKFNALDPNGQPTLTEDQLHVVSKMSEMSKSALPPLQRLEHGMHPLVSFVVMPIFAFANAGVTIEGEFLELLLSPVTLGVILGLLIGKVTGIFGITFLLIKTKLAKLPDGMNLLHLFGASVLAAIGFTMSLFISGLAFNDPIYDMEAKIGILMASAIAGVFGFLIIKKANQKTKKA, from the coding sequence ATGAACAATATTCAACAACCTAAAAAAGAATTAGTAGACATTTACATCAAAGACCCGATTTTGGGCTTTATCAATAATAGTACAGCAAGTGGAATTGTGCTGTTTATTTCTGCACTTCTTGCATTGATTATTGCCAATACAGGGCTTTCTCATTGGTATCACGACTTGTGGCATATCCATTTTAAAATCGGTTTTGATGATTTTATGATCGATAAGGATTTGCACCATTGGATCAATGATGGATTGATGGCGATTTTCTTTTTTGTGGTAGGGCTAGAGCTTAAACGAGAAGTAATCGCAGGGGAGCTGAGCAACCCAAAAAATGCAATTTTGCCACTTTGTGGAGCCGTGGGAGGAATGCTCGTGCCAGCAGCGATTTACATGCTATTCAACTCAAGCGGAGAGCCAGCGCAAGGTTGGGGGATTCCGATGGCAACAGATATTGCATTTGCATTGGGAATTCTTTATATGCTTGGGAAAAATGTTCCGACAAGTCTAAAGATATTTTTAACAGCACTTGCCATTGCCGATGATATCGGGGCGGTATTGGTTATCGCATTTTTCTATACCTCTAATATTGATTTTGTGAGTTTAACAACGGGTGCCGCGTTTTTAGGTGTTTTGGTCACGGCTAATTTAATCGGTGTGAGAAATACCTTATTTTACGCCATTGTAGGGATTGTAGGGCTCTGGACAGCTTTTCTAATGTCTGGCGTGCATGCTACGATTGCTGCTGTGATTGCTGCGTTTACAATCCCATCGACTGCAAAAATGCCTGAAAACCTATTTACCAATAATATTCAGAAGTTATTGCACAAGTTCAATGCGCTCGACCCAAATGGGCAGCCTACTTTGACTGAAGATCAATTGCATGTGGTCTCCAAAATGAGCGAGATGAGTAAAAGTGCCTTGCCACCATTGCAACGTTTGGAGCATGGTATGCATCCACTTGTATCATTTGTAGTGATGCCTATTTTTGCATTTGCAAATGCTGGCGTTACCATCGAAGGCGAATTTTTAGAACTGCTGTTGTCGCCTGTGACTTTGGGTGTGATTTTAGGTTTATTGATTGGAAAAGTAACAGGGATTTTTGGTATTACTTTCCTTTTAATCAAGACCAAATTAGCCAAACTGCCTGATGGAATGAATCTACTTCATTTATTTGGAGCATCTGTATTGGCAGCCATTGGTTTTACTATGTCGTTGTTCATTTCAGGTTTGGCATTCAATGATCCGATTTATGACATGGAGGCTAAAATTGGAATCTTAATGGCTTCTGCTATTGCAGGTGTTTTCGGCTTTTTAATCATTAAAAAAGCAAACCAAAAAACAAAGAAGGCTTAG
- a CDS encoding AMP-dependent synthetase/ligase, with protein sequence MKNYNLAVLLKEQFTKYAQKPLLKIHRQKKWIEHTGKQCLETIEKVASSLLNEGLKKGDTVGIFSQNMPEWTLADIAALNIGCPTIPVYATNSADQVKYILKDAKTRVVFVGEQEQYNELLTALKDQELELKKIIVFDENVALKNDISVYFKDYVAQGNPAQFKDELAKRFNEIDPEDTATLIYTSGTTGKPKGVILTHTNFLAAIQNHKERYALTDKDVSMAFLPLSHIFERAWTFLALAFGMTNIYNKDPRSIAEMLLIAKPTAMCSVPRLYEKVYQMAINTMSKSKAPVKKLFFWALEVGKKREKYAREGKSIPLGLKIKDQIAETLVYKKFRDKLGGNLSFIPCGGAYVGDEVVEFFRAMRLPILVGYGLSETTATVSSCQLNDYELGTVGKPINNVEVKIGENNEILIKGKTVMKGYYNRPEENEKSFTKDGWFKTGDAGRFDKKGNLIITDRIKELIKTAGGKYIAPQMVESILTKDQTIAQAVVYGERKPYAVALITPNFEWLTNWAKEQNIKFQNMVELIKNQKVIKYFEQKVQELQSELAHYEQVKKIYLLSQELSMENGEVTPTFKPIRKAIFAKYQNELEGLYH encoded by the coding sequence ATGAAAAATTATAATTTAGCGGTTTTACTAAAAGAGCAATTCACTAAGTATGCTCAGAAACCATTATTAAAAATACATAGACAAAAAAAGTGGATAGAACACACAGGCAAACAATGCCTTGAAACTATTGAAAAAGTAGCCTCTTCTCTTTTAAACGAAGGACTAAAAAAAGGGGATACCGTGGGAATATTCTCACAAAATATGCCCGAATGGACTTTGGCAGACATCGCTGCGTTAAACATTGGGTGCCCTACCATACCTGTTTACGCTACCAATTCTGCAGATCAAGTAAAGTATATACTGAAAGATGCTAAAACCCGTGTAGTTTTTGTGGGTGAGCAAGAACAATATAACGAACTGCTAACTGCGCTAAAAGACCAAGAATTAGAACTTAAAAAAATTATCGTTTTTGATGAAAATGTAGCTTTAAAAAACGATATTTCGGTATATTTTAAAGACTATGTAGCACAAGGTAATCCAGCGCAATTCAAAGACGAATTAGCGAAAAGATTCAATGAGATTGATCCAGAAGACACCGCAACTCTAATTTACACATCGGGGACTACGGGAAAACCAAAAGGAGTAATTCTTACACACACTAATTTCCTTGCCGCAATTCAAAACCATAAAGAGCGTTATGCCCTGACTGATAAAGATGTTTCTATGGCTTTTTTGCCGCTTTCACATATTTTTGAGCGCGCTTGGACCTTTCTAGCGCTAGCCTTTGGCATGACAAATATCTACAACAAAGACCCAAGAAGCATAGCTGAAATGCTCTTGATTGCTAAACCTACTGCCATGTGCTCTGTACCAAGGTTGTACGAAAAAGTATACCAAATGGCAATCAACACTATGTCTAAATCCAAAGCACCTGTAAAAAAACTATTTTTCTGGGCGCTAGAAGTGGGCAAAAAACGAGAAAAGTATGCGCGTGAAGGCAAAAGCATTCCACTTGGTTTAAAAATAAAAGACCAAATTGCAGAAACTTTAGTTTACAAAAAATTTCGAGACAAATTAGGCGGAAACCTTTCATTTATACCTTGTGGGGGCGCTTATGTGGGCGACGAAGTAGTAGAATTTTTCCGTGCAATGCGCTTGCCTATCCTTGTGGGATATGGGCTTTCCGAAACCACTGCGACCGTTTCGTCATGCCAATTAAATGATTACGAATTGGGTACTGTGGGCAAACCGATTAATAATGTTGAAGTAAAAATCGGCGAAAACAATGAAATTTTAATTAAAGGTAAAACCGTAATGAAAGGCTACTATAATCGCCCTGAAGAAAACGAAAAATCCTTTACCAAAGATGGCTGGTTTAAAACAGGAGATGCTGGCAGATTTGACAAAAAAGGGAATTTAATCATCACCGATCGTATCAAAGAGCTTATAAAAACGGCAGGAGGCAAATACATTGCTCCTCAAATGGTAGAAAGTATTTTGACTAAAGATCAAACCATCGCTCAAGCAGTGGTATACGGAGAGAGAAAACCTTACGCCGTAGCCTTAATTACTCCGAATTTTGAATGGCTTACAAATTGGGCAAAAGAGCAAAATATTAAGTTCCAAAATATGGTAGAGCTTATAAAAAACCAAAAAGTCATAAAATATTTTGAACAAAAGGTTCAAGAACTACAAAGTGAACTCGCCCACTATGAGCAAGTGAAAAAAATTTATTTATTAAGCCAAGAACTTAGTATGGAAAATGGAGAGGTTACCCCTACGTTTAAACCCATCAGAAAAGCAATTTTCGCTAAATACCAAAATGAATTAGAAGGCTTATATCACTAA
- a CDS encoding ABC transporter ATP-binding protein, which yields MAIKVENITKTYGVQKALNNVSLHLEGNCILGLLGPNGAGKSTFMKCLVGLLLPTEGAVWIDGVGVKDHQVQIAKKIGYLPENNPLYYEMYVREYLTFVANIRNLSPQKVDDVVERVGLTPEQNKKIGQLSKGYKQRVGLAQAIIHEPEILILDEPTNGLDPNQILEIRELIKQEGQGKTVIVSTHIMQEVEALCDRVLVLNKGNKIADCSLPEFKENYQSLEEAFHQKTK from the coding sequence ATGGCTATAAAAGTAGAAAATATAACTAAAACATATGGTGTGCAAAAAGCGCTTAATAATGTTTCTCTACATCTGGAGGGAAATTGTATTTTAGGCTTATTGGGGCCTAATGGTGCAGGTAAATCTACTTTTATGAAATGCCTTGTGGGGCTTTTATTACCTACGGAGGGAGCTGTTTGGATCGATGGGGTGGGCGTGAAAGATCATCAAGTACAGATTGCAAAAAAAATAGGATATTTGCCAGAGAATAATCCGCTGTATTACGAAATGTATGTGCGCGAATATTTAACCTTTGTGGCAAACATTAGAAATCTATCGCCGCAGAAAGTAGATGATGTGGTGGAACGAGTAGGGCTCACGCCTGAACAAAATAAAAAAATCGGACAATTATCTAAAGGCTACAAACAACGCGTAGGATTGGCGCAAGCCATTATCCACGAACCTGAAATTTTAATTTTGGACGAACCGACTAATGGGCTGGATCCTAATCAGATTTTGGAAATTAGAGAACTTATCAAGCAAGAAGGGCAAGGAAAAACAGTAATTGTTTCCACCCACATTATGCAAGAGGTGGAGGCGCTATGTGATAGAGTTCTAGTATTAAATAAAGGGAATAAAATAGCGGATTGTAGCTTGCCAGAATTTAAAGAAAATTATCAAAGCTTGGAAGAAGCGTTTCATCAAAAAACAAAATAA